The Rubricoccus marinus nucleotide sequence CATCCAGGACGAACTGGGCGACGGCGAGGGCGGCGGCGTGGAGGCGGCCGAGCTGCGCCAGAGGCTGGACGAAAAGCGGGACGATCTACCAGAGACGGTGATCGAGGCCGTGGAAAAGGAGCTCACCAAGCTGGGCCGCACGAACCCCGCGAGCCCGGAATACTCGGTCGTCCGCAACTACGTGGAGACGATCCTGGACCTTCCGTGGCAGCACGTGTCCGAGGACTCGCTGGACATCGCGAAAGCGCGCGAAGTCCTCGACGAGGACCACTACGGGCTGGATGACGTCAAAAAGCGCATTCTGGAGTACCTCGCCGTTCTCAAGCTCAAGGGCGAGCGCGACGGCGAGAGCGTCAGCCGCGCTCCCATCCTCTGCTTCTACGGCCCTCCCGGAGTCGGCAAAACGTCGCTCGGCAAGAGCATCGCTCGCTCCCTCGGGCGCGAGTTCGTGCGCATGAGCCTGGGCGGTGTGCGTGACGAGGCCGAGATCCGCGGCCACAGGCGCACCTACATCGGGTCCATGCCCGGCCGCATCCTGCAGAGCCTCAAGAAGGCCGGCACAAGCAACCCCGTGTTCATGCTGGACGAGGTGGACAAGCTGGGCTCCGACTTCCGCGGCGACCCCTCTTCCGCCCTGCTCGAAGTCCTCGACCCGGAGCAGAACGACGCGTTCAACGACCACTACATGGAGTTGGACTATGACCTCTCCAAGGTCATGTTCATCGCCACGGCCAACTACCTCGAGAACATCCCGGCGCCGCTGCGCGACCGGATGGAGATCATCGAAATCACCGGTTACACGCTGGGTGAGAAGCGCCAGATCGCGAAGCAGTACCTCGTCCCTCGCCAGACCGAACGCAACGGCCTAAACGACGATCAGCTCACGATTGAGACCGACGCCTTGGACCTCCTGATCGAGGGTTACACCCGCGAGAGCGGCGTGCGCCAACTGGAGCGGACCATCGGCGGCGTGGCCCGCGGCGTGGCCGTCAAGGTGGCCTCTGGCGAGAGCGAGCACGAGACCGTGGAGGTGGACGATGTCAAGGAGTACCTCGGCGCGCGGAAGTTCTTCAATGAGACCGCCGAGCGGACCGAAGTCCCCGGCGTGGCCACAGGCCTGGCGTGGACGCCCGTCGGCGGCGACATCCTGTTCATCGAAGCCTCTGCCTCTCGCGGGAATGGCAAGATGACGCTCACCGGCAAGCTGGGCGACGTGATGCGCGAGAGCGCGCAAGCCGCTCAGTCCTGGGTCCGCGCCCACGCCGACGACCTGGGCATCCCGCCAGAGGCCTTCCGCTACTGGGACCTCCACGTGCACGTGCCGGCGGGCGCCATCCCGAAGGACGGCCCGAGCGCGGGCGTGGCTATGGTGGCAGCGCTCACGAGCATCTACACGCAGCGCCGCGTGCGCCACGACGTAGCGATGACAGGCGAGATCACGCTTCGCGGACTCGTCCTGCCGGTCGGCGGGATCAAAGAAAAGGTCCTGGCCGCGCGTCGCGCGGGCATCGAGACCGTCGTCCTGCCGGAGAAAAACCAGAAAGACGTGGACGAGATCAAGGACGTGGCCGTCGAGGGCCTGGAGGTCAAGTACGTCTCGCGCATCACGGACGCGCTGGACCTGATCCTAGAGCCCGAGGTCATGGAAGACCCCGAGACCCGCTTTGCCGTCTCCGAGCAGGACAAAGCGCTCGCCTCTGGCGCAGCGCCCTCCCCTGATCCCATTGTGATCGCCTCTGGCGAAGAGGAGGACGAAGAGCCCGCGATGGCGCTGTAAGCAAGCCAGCCGTCTGATAGAACCCAAAGAGCCTCTGGCGCGACGATGCGCCAGAGGCTCGGTCATGTTTGGCGCGTCGCCAGCGGCCTCGCGGCTATCGGCCCAGCGCGTACCCGAGCCGGACAACGGGCGCGATGCTGGACCGCACGTCGGTGCCGCCCTGGCGCTCAAACGTCCTGATGGGATCCCAGTCCGAGTAGCGAACGGCCTGCACATCCACGCCGAGCGTGAGCGAAGACGACAGGTGCGTTGCCGCACCGACTTCGAAGCCGTACCGAACGCGCTCGTCGTAATACTGGCCCACGTGCAGCTGTCCGATGATCCCGACGTGCGCATCCGCCAGAGGCCCCGGCAACCACGCCTCTGGCGCGCGAGCCGTCAGCGCCGCACCCGCGGAGTACCCGAGGCGGGGGCTCGTCCGCCCCTCGAAGCAGTCGATGATGCCGCAGGAGGTGTAGTCATACGCCCCTTCGAGTCCGACGCCAAACGATGGCTCGATAGACACGACAGACGCTACAGGAATGCGGCCCCGTATCTCTGCAATGCCCGCCGAGCCTTCGAAGCCGCTAGAGGGCCCCACGCTCAGCGTGACGGCGTCGAACGGGATCGGAATCTGCGCCGTGGCGCCAGAGGCGAGCAACGCCGCGAGGAGTATCAGATAACGCATGGGCCCGGGGTAGGTGACAGCCCAAAATGCGCCTCTGGCGGGACATTTCGCAATCCTCTCGTGTGTGCCCGGGTGCGGGCGCCAGAGGCTCAGTCGGCCAGCGCGGGGTGGCGGTACGTGGCCGCGGCGGCCAGGATGGCCGCGAGCGCGAGCATTCCCGGCGCCAGAAGCGGGCTCGCGCCGCTCACGGCGTCCCAGATCAGCGACGCCAGAGGCTCGTTGGGGGTCACCTCCAGCGCGAACTCGACGTTGCCCTTCGCGTGGAGGACGATGCCCGCCACGCTGCCGAGCACGACCGCGCCGGCGGTCCAGCGCACGGCTCGGATCGAGCGGAGTGAGGGCGCGCGCCACGCCCACGCGGTGGTGAGCAGGCCGAGCCCGATCATCACGAACGGGAGGACCTGGAGCCGGTCCGCGTAGTGCTCCACGAGGAGCAGTTCAGCGCCCGCGGCCCCGAAGGTCAGGGCCGCGGCGCCGAACAGGAAGCGCCGGTAGAAGTGTTCAACCGACGCGGCCATTACTGCGCGAGGTAGACGGCGGCGGCAGTCGCATCGCCCTCGGTCACGACCTCAGCGTAGCGGGCCATAAAGGCCTCTTGCGTGCTGTAGGGCCGGCCCTCGATCAGCGCCGCAGCCTCGGCCTCGCCGACGCCCGGAAGCTGCATCATCGTCTCGATGTCGCTCTCGTCGAAGGAGACGGGCACGTAGACGTAGGAGAGGTAGCCGTCCAGAATCGCGTCGTCGTTGTCGATGTACTTACCGATCTCGCGGCGGAACTGGGCGACGCTCGTCCACGGGCGGTACTCCTCGAACTCGTGCGCCATGCGGTCGCCGACGTCGGGGATGGTCTTGAACTCCTCGTCAGTGGCGGTGTTGAGGTTGAGCGGGGCCGCCGGCGCGGCGGCGGGGGCCTCCATGCCGGGCTCGGCAGGAACGTCGGCGGTCGGGGCCTCTGGCGCGTCGGCGGGCTCAGAGGGCTCGCAGGCCGTCAGGGCGAGGCCGGCGACAAGGGTGAGGGCGAGGAAACGCATAGCGGGTGGATCAGGGGGTGATAAGAAGGTCGAGGATCAGGGCCGTCACGTCGAGCTGGGTCGGCTGCGGGCCGACCGCGCGGGTGACGCGCTCCCGAATCTCGTTGCCAGAGGCGGACGCGTTCGCGACGATCAGAGGAATGATGGAGTCCGAGCGGCTGGCGCTGCCGTGGCCGCTGGCGCCGCCGTCGTGGAAAAAGAAGCGCTCCGCCAGAGGCTGCTCGGCGCCCGAACGCGCGAGAAGGAGGATATCGCCTGCGCGGTGCCCCATCGGGCCATCGGTCAGCCACCCGAGGCGCTCTTCCACCGCGACGAGGTCCGGGCGCGGGTTGCGCGCGAAGTACGCCGTCAGAGACACCGGCTGCCCGTCCACGAGGACTTGGAACGGGACGCTCTCGCCACGGCGCGAGGCGCGAACGAGGACCAAATCGAGCGAGCCCGCGAGCGAGTCGGACGCGGCGAGGGCGCGGGCGACGGGCAGCACGTCGGCGTCCAGGCGCGGCGCGCGCGACCAGTCGCACACGGTGTCGCACGCGGTCTGATCGGCGACGTAGAGGAACGCGGCCGCCTCGTTGACCGCCATCACCACGTCGAAGTCCTCGCCCTTGTCGCCCAGAGAGGGATCGCGCAGCCGGAGCCCGAGGCTGTCCAGCACGGCCGATGTCTTTTCGCGGAGCGACTGCCCCGGCTCCGGGAGCGTGTCCGTGTGCCCGTGGTCGGCCACGACAACGACCCAGAGGTCCTGGAGTGCGCCTCTGGCGCGGTAGGCGTCCAGCACGTTCGCGAGGTCGTCCGCGGTCTCGTCGCGGAGGTAGGCGCGCTGCGCCTCCTCGCCGCCGCCGTGCGCCGCGAGGTCCGGCCCGCCGAAGTAGGCGACCTGGAGGTCCGGGATGCCGTGGCGTTTCATGGACGAGATCACGCCGTCGCTCGCGTCGTCATCCACTTCCTCGAAGACCTCCTCGCCGCCGCCGAAGATGGCCTCGATGGCGCCTTCGATGAGTTCGCCGATGTCGCCCAGGTCAGGCCGCGTGAGCACGTCGGCGCCGCGGTAGACGAAGGCGTTGGCGACGTGGGCGCGGACGTCCGCGCGGTCGTAGAGCGTCGGCGTCTGAATTTGCTCGCCCAGGAAGTCGTCGGTGTAGACGGCCAGGGTCTGCTCAAACGTGCCGACGCTGAGCGGGACCGGCGCGTAGATCCTCAGCGAGTCGCGGTCGAACCACTCGTTGCCGACGACGCCGGTCTCGGCGGGCGGCTTGCCGGTAAAGACGGCCGTCCAGCCCGCGGCGGTCTCGGACGGGAAGACCGAGACCACGTCCTCCGCGCCGTACGCGTGCGCCCACAGCGCGCCTCTGGCGCCAGAGGCCGTCTCGCCAGAGGCCGCGCTGGCGCCGAACAACGCCGAGAGCGCCGGCAGGTCGCCCGCCTCCAGCGCGTCCGTCATCACGTCCGCGCCGACGCCGTCGAGCGCGAGGACGAGCACGCGCGGGCCGCCTCTGGCGGTGCGGAGCGTGTCGCGCAGAATCTCCTCGCTGCCCTCGGTGAACAGCTCGCCGACCTCGTCCAGCGTGCCGGGGCGCGTAAGCGCGCAGCCGGAGAGAAAGAGGGCGGCGAGAAAGAGCAGGGCAGAGTAGCGCATGGGGGGTGGGACGCCAGAGGCCCCGGGTGGCTCCGCTTCCGGCGTCAAACTGTGGCGAGCTTCACGATCCCCCCTCTGGCGCCCCATGCCCGCCGACGTCCGCCGCTTCCGCCCGCGCTTCCCGCTCGACCTCGTCATCGCCTTCGCGCGGGACCTCATGGGCGGCTCGCGCCGCATGGACGCCGTCGGCGGCGACGCCGTCTGGGCCGGGCGCGGCGCGACGGGCGTGCTGTGGCTCCGCCACCCGGACCTCGTCCGGGCGCTCCTGATCGAGAACAACGCCGACGTGACCAAGGCGCGCGGGATGCGCATCCTGAGCCTGCTCGTCGGCGACGGGCTGCTGGCCTCCGAGGTGCCCAAGCACACGCGCCAGAGGCGGCTCGTGCTGCCGGCCTTCCACCACGCGCGGCTCCGCGCCTACGGCGAGGTGATGACGCGGCGGAGCGCCGAGACCGCCGGCCTCTGGCGCGACGGCGAGGCCGTGGACGTGAGCGAAGCCATGAACCGGCTGGCCCTCGCGATTGCCGGCGAGACGCTATTCGGCTCCGGCCTGGAGGCCGACGCGGCGCAGATCTCCGACGCCCTCGAAGAGTCCATGGCGGCGTTCGACAAGGCGCAGTTCCCCCTCGCGGACAAGCTCCTCGCGCTCCCGCTTCCCAACGTGCTCCGCGGCAAACGCGCCCGCGCCACGGTCGACGAAGTGGTGTACCGCCTTATCCGCCAGAGGCGGGCCGAGGCCTCTGGCGCGATGGGCGACGGCGCGCCGCCAGAGGCAAACACGCCGGGAGGCACGCGGCAGGACCTGCTCCAGATGCTGCTCGACGCGCAGGACGAGGAGACCGGCGCGGGCATGACCGACGAGGAGGTCCGCGACGAGGCCGTGACGTTGCTCATGGCCGGGCACGAGACGACCGCCAACGCGCTCGCGTGGACGTGGACGCTTCTCGCCCTACACCCCGAGGCCGAGGCCGCGCTCCACGCCGAGGTCGACGCGCTAAACGCGGACCCGACGTTCGACGACCTCCGCGCGCTGCCGGTCACGCGCAACGTGTTCGCCGAGTCCATGCGGCTCATGCCGCCGGCGTGGATCTTCTCGCGAGAGGCCGCGCACGACTTCCGCCTTGCGGGCGAGGTCCCCGTCCCGAAGGGGACCATGATCCTCGTCGCGCCCTACTTCCTCCACCGCGATGCGCGCTTCTGGGACGAGCCTCTGGCGTTCCGCCCCGAGCGGTTCGCGCCAGAGGCCAAAAGCGGGCGCCACAAGTTCGCCTACCTCCCGTTCTCGTTCGGCAAGCGCGGGTGCATCGGCGAGCCGTTCGCGTGGGCCGAAGGCGTCCTCGCCCTCGCGACGATCGCGCGCCGCTGGCGGCTCGCGCTCCCGGGGCCGCCGCCCGCCCCGCACGCCTCGGTCACGCTCCGCGCCGCCGACCTCGAAATGATCGCTCACGCACGTTCTAGGGTGTGACACAGGGGTGACGGCTCGGGGCGCGATCCTGCCAGCAGCCCCCACCCCGCTGCCCCGATGATCGACGTCTCCGCCCTTCGCCCCGACTCGACCTCCGCCGCCGACTTCGTGCTCGGCGTGCTCGCCGCCTCGTCGGAGGCGCCCTTCGGTACGCTCGGGTGGCCCGAGATCAACCGCCTCGCCGCCCGCTGGCTCCGCCCCACCGGCGAGGGCGCGGACACGACGCGCGTCGGGCACGCCCTCGTGTTGGAGATGGCCGCCGAGGGCTTGGTAGAGGCCGAGACGACGACCGCCGCCGACGGCTCCGAGATGGTGGAGCGCGTGGTGCACCCGCGCTTTTTCGGCGTTGAGGCCGCGCGGCGCTTAGCAGCCTAGCGCCAGAGGCCTCTGGCGCAACCTTTGGCCGTTCGTGCCGTGTGGAGGGGTTCACCCGTCCGTCCGCCGTGCTCGCGATCCAAACCCGGGGCCTCGCCAAGACCTACTCCGGCCGCCCCCCCGTCGTCGCCCTCCGCCCGCTGGACCTGGACGTGCAGCCCGGCGAGATCTTCGGCCTCCTCGGCCCCAACGGCGCGGGCAAGACCACGCTCGTCAAGCTGCTGCTCGGCATCGTGCACCCCACCGAGGGCGAGGCGTCGATGTTCGGCACGAGTGTCACCGAGCCTCTGGCGCGGAAGCCGGTGGGCTTCCTTCCCGAGAACCACCGCTTCCCGGACTACCTCACGGCGCGCCAGACCCTGGACCTCTTCGCGCGCATGGCCGGCGCGGACAGCGCGCGCGCCCCGGCTCTGCTGGAAAAGGTGCGCCTCGCGGGTGCCGCGGACCGGAAGGTCAAGACGTTCTCCAAGGGCATGATGCAGCGGCTCGGCATTGCCCAGGCGCTTATGGCCGGCCCCAAGCTCGTCTTCCTAGATGAGCCCACCGACGGCGTGGACCCGGTCGGCCGGCGCGAGATCCGGGACCTCCTGCTGGAGCTCGCCGCCGAGGGCGTGACGCTGTTTCTCAACTCGCACCTGCTCAGCGAGATCGAGCGCGTCTGCACGCGCGTCGCCATCATGAAAGAGGGTGAGATCGTGCGCGACGGGACCGTCGAGGCGCTGACCCAAACGGGCCGCCTCTGGCGCCTGCGCGCGACGCCCATTCCCGAATCCGTGGCCCACACCATCGGCGGCACGCTGCAGCCCGACCCGGCGCCCATCCTCTCGCCAGAGGCCTCTGCGGCCGCCGCCTCTGGCGAGACGCCGCTGCGCGGCTACACCCTCGCCGCACCCGACCGCGCCGCCCTCAACACCGCGTTGGACGCGATGCGAGCCTCTGGCGTCGAGATCGAGGCCGTGGAGCCGCTTCGGCAATCGCTGGAAGACCTCTTCGTCGAGGTTGTGAGCGAGCCCTCCGGCGCGCCCGTAGCCGACTCCCTGTAGCCTCTGGCGCCAGAGGCCTCCTCTGTCCCACCGCTTTCGGACCATCAGCCTCTCTGGCTTCCCCTCCTCTATGCTCGGCGTCCTCCTCCTCACCCTCCGCGAGCTCCGCGCCAAGTGGATCGTCGTGGGCCTGTTCGTCATCGCGACGGTGATCTGGGGCACGATGGCCCTCGCGCTGCAGTTGGATGTCGTGGACGGCTCGCTCGCGGGCGCCCGCATCTTCGGCGACGAGGCCATCGGTGAGGAGATCCAGCGCGAGATGACGACGAGCGGCCCGCCCGTGGCGGATTCGCTCGCCTCTCCCGCGGCGGACTCGTCCGCGGCGCCTCTGGCGGCCGACTCGGCCGCGGCCCCCACGCGGGCGCCATACGCGGACGCGCCAGAGGCTCAACCGGCCTCTGGCGGCGATGGCGCCACCATGTTCGGCGCCACGTCCCTTCTGGAGAGCATCGCGTTTACGGGTCAGGTGTTCGTGGCCGGCGCGGCGTACTGGGTCGGGATCCTGCTCGCGCTGTTCGCGACGGGCGGGCTCGTGGCGTCGTTGCTCTCGCGCGGCGAGGTGGACCTCCTGCTTTCCAAGCCGCTCTCGCGCAGTCAGATCCTGATGGGGCGGCTGGGCGGCGTGTGGCTCGTGGCGCTGGCGCTGTTGACGTACCTCATCACGTCCGTCTGGCTCGTGATGTCGATCAAGACCGGCGTCTGGCACCCCCGCTTTCTCCTCGCGATCCCGGTCATCTGGGGCATGTTCGCGGTCCTCTACTCTGTCGTGACGCTCGTCAGCGTGACGACGGGCAGCGCCGCGCTCTCGCTGATGACGGTGCTCGCCGTGCTCTTCGCGACGCTCGTCCTCTCCGTCGAGGCGCTCGACACGCAGGTGGCCGCCGCGTGGCGCCCACTCATCGTCGGGCTGCGGCATGCGCTTCCCCGCTTCCCCGCCGTCGGCGTCCAACTGGTGCCGAAACTCGCGGGAGCCGAGCCCGTAGCGGGCCTCGGCGCCTTCGGTGCATCTCTCGGGATCGGCGCCCTCCTCTACGCTCTCGCGTTCTGGCGCTTCGCGCGCCGGGACTTCTGACCTCCGCGCCTCTGGCGCCCGCCTCGCCAGAGGCCCACCGTCCGCCCTCTGGCGCTCACCCCCGCTTTCCATGCACGCACACCGTTTCTCGCGCCGGTTCGCCCTGGCTGCGCTCCCCGTATCGCTTGCGCTCCTGATCGCGGGCGCGTTCCTGGCGGGCTGCCAGGATTCCGTTTCCGCCGCCGGCGGCCCCGTCTCGCTCCAGACGACGGAGGCCCTGGACGTTCTCCCCGCCAACGCGGCGATGGTCGGCATGATCGACTTCGAGTCGGCGCGCGCGAACGGCGCGTTGGACAGCATGATGGAGGGCGAGATGAGCCCCTTCGGCGCCAACGGCTCCTCCGAAATGGACGAGTTCATCCGCCTGACCGGCTTCGACCCCGCGACCGACATCGAGCGCGTGTACGTGGCCGGCTCGCCAGAGGCCGAGACCGGCGCCCTCGTCGTGTACGCCCGCTTTGACCGCGAGCGGATCGAGCGCGCGATTGAGAGCGAGGCGCCCGACGAGGCCGAGCTGACGCGGACCGAGATCGAAGGCGTCCCCGCGTGGATCGCTGTCGAGGAGGAGGGCGAGGCCTTCGCCTTCGCGCTCCCCAACGACCGCATGATGATGGCCGGGACCGAGAGCGCCGTCCGCGAGATGCTCGCCCGGCACGCCAGCGGCCAGAAGGGGCTCTCCTCGGACGCCAGCATGATCGCGCTCGTCGAGAAAGCGCGCTACCCCGACGGCGCCTGGTTCGTCGTCCGCGGCATCGACGCGCCAGAGGCACCGGCCGCCAGCGCCTCTGGCGACGGCGCGATGGGCCAGCTCGGCAGCCTCGCCGAGAACCTCGTGATGTCGATCGGCTTCCAGAGCAACGGCATGGACGTGGACGCGTACATCGTGCCCCGCGCCGGCGCCGCCGCGAGCGACGTGGCCGACGTGACGCGCGCCGCCGTTTCCGCCATGCGCATGCAGGCCAAGGCCGAGCCCGCGATGATGGACGTGTTGGACGCCGTGAAGGTGGACGAGGAAGGCGCCGCCGTCCGCGTGAGCGGCTTTATGCCGCAGTCGCTCATGGCCACAGCCCACGGCTTCTAGCCCGCTGCTCCCGCTTGGTTTGCTCACGCGCCAGAGGCCTCCCCGCCTCTGGCGCGTGGCGTATGGTGCCTCCGTGCGCTCCGAGGCGGAGCCCCCGCCAGAGGCCTCTGGCGAAGGCCAGGTCCGGCACGGCGCTACCTTCGCGGCGATCCACCACGCTTTGCCCCTGGCGCGCCCACCGCGCTGCCGCCAGAGGCCCCACACCCCGCCTGTCTGTGACCGACGTCCCGCTCGACGCCCTGCCTGCCATCCCGCGCCCCGGCCGCGTGCTCCTCACCACGCCCGAGCACTTCGAGGTCGCCTACGTGATCAACCCGCACATGGCGGGCAACATCGGCGACGTGGACCAGACGCGGGCACGTACGCAGTGGGAGGCGCTGCGCGACGTGTACGAGCGTCTCGGCGTGGAAGTGAGCACGCTGGAGGGCGCCAGCGGCCTGCCGGATATGGTGTTCTGCGCCAACCAGACGCTGCCCTACCTCACGCCCGGCGGCGAGCGCGGCGCCGTTCTCAGCCGCATGCACGCACCGCAGCGCAAGGCCGAGGTGGACCACTACGCCGAGTTCTTCCAGGCGCAGGGCTACGAAACGCACGGCCTGGACCCGGACCTGCCCGGCGACTTCGAGGGCATGGGCGACGCGATCTGGCACCCCGGCCGCTACCTCCTCTGGGGTGGCTACGGCTACCGCACGGACCGCGCCGTCTACGAGCGCCTGAGCGACAAGATGGGCTTCCCCGTCGTGCCTCTGGCGCTGACCGACCCCGAGTTCTACCACCTCGACACGTGCTTCTGCCCGCTGGACGAGGACACGGTCCTGATCTACCCCGGCGCGTTCCAGGAGGACGGCCTGGAGGAGATCCGCTCACGCTTTGTCCGCGTGCTGGAAGCGCCAGAGGACGAGTCCCGCGAGCTGTTCGCGTGCAACGCGCACTCCCCGGACGGCCAGCACGTCATCATCCAGCAGGGCTGCACGGTTACGAACGGCCTCTTGCGCGAGGCGGGCTACGAGGTGATCGAGTTGGACACGAGCGAGTACCTGAAGTCGGGCGGGTCCGTCTTCTGCATGAAGGTGATGTTTTGGTAGGAACGGGTACGAGGCACGAGGCACGGGGGACGTCTCCTGCGCTCACTCCTGAGCGTACCCCGCATCCCGTCGTCCCCTGTACCGTATCTGTCGTCATCCCCGCGCTGAACGAGGCCGAGGGCATCGGCGCGACACTCGTGAGCGTCGCGCGCCAGCGGCCGCCCTTCGAGGTCCTCGTCGCCGACGGCGGCTCCACCGACGGCACGCCAGAGGCCGTCGCCCGCGCGATGCCCGAGGCGCGCGTGCTGCGGACCGGCCGGGGACGCGCGGCGCAGATGAACGCCGGAGCCGCCGAGGCCTCTGGCGAGATCCTCCTCTTTCTCCACGCCGACACGCACTTGCCCGAGGGCGCGCTCGACGCCGCGCGCGAAGCGCTCCAGGCAGACGGCGTGGCAGGCGGATGCTTTATGACGCGGTTCGCCGGTCCGGGCGCAGAGAGCGGCTGGATGCGCCTCTGGGAGTCCCCGCTGTGGATGCGCTGGTGGCGCTTCGCCTTTGGTGACCGCGCGCCGTTCTGCACGCGCGAGACCTTCCGCGCCATCGGCGGCTTCCGCGCACAGCCGCTCTTCGAAGACCTCGACTTCGTGCGAGACCTCCGCGCGAGAGGCCGCTGGGTGTTCCTGCCTCTGGCGGTCCAGACCTCGGCGCGGCGCTACGGCGAGCGCGGCGCGCTCGTGCAGCAGCTCCGCAACTTCAGCCTGTGGACGGCCTGGAACGCGGGCGTCTCCCCGGAGCGCCTCGCGCGCTTCTACCCCACACACCGGCCGGCCTCGCCAGAGGCCTCCGGCGAGGGGTAAGGCTGCGTCAAGGCTGCGCAGCGGGCCGTTTGTGTTCCGGGAGCGCTCGCCATACCGTAGCAGGGCCTGCGCGGACGGGCGCTTGTCAGCGCGCCAGCGGCGCCCTTCCCTTCCCCCGTTTCTCCATGAGGACTCGTATCTCCCGACCCGCTTTGCTCATGGCTGGCCTCTCGGCCTGCCTGCTCGCCTCTGGCGCGAGCGCGCAGACGGGGTTCACCCTTGAGGACCCCGTTCTCACCGCCGACGGGGATCTCGTTGCCGTCGAAGGCGCGCCGCTACGTCAGGAGGTATTCGGCCGACTCCTGCTCTCCATCCCGGGCGAAGGCACGTTTATCGTCGGCGACGCGCCGTTCGAGAGCGCGCAAATCGCGGGTGAGTTCGAGGGGCGTCTGCTCGTCTTCGCCATCAACGGCGTCAGCGTTCGCCTGCGGGGGCGCCGCCCGATCCTCGGCGGCACGCGCCGCGACGCGTACGTGCTCGTCGGCCCTGCCGCGACCGAGAGCGGCGCTGCCAGCGTCTCGCTGCTGGACCTCACCCCGCCTCTGGCGACCGAGCGCCCGCGCCCTCCGTCCGATACCGCCGACCTCCGCGAGGAGCGCGCCCAACTCCGCGCCGACCTCGCGCGCCTCACGACCGAACGGGACCTGCAAGCCGACCAGATCGCTCGCCTCGAAGCGCAGGTGGAACGCCTGGACAGCGCCCTCGCCACCGCTCGGACCGAGAGCGCCGATGCCGCAGCCGAGGGCGACGCCGCCAGAGGCGAGATCGC carries:
- a CDS encoding TIGR04283 family arsenosugar biosynthesis glycosyltransferase, with the protein product MVGTGTRHEARGTSPALTPERTPHPVVPCTVSVVIPALNEAEGIGATLVSVARQRPPFEVLVADGGSTDGTPEAVARAMPEARVLRTGRGRAAQMNAGAAEASGEILLFLHADTHLPEGALDAAREALQADGVAGGCFMTRFAGPGAESGWMRLWESPLWMRWWRFAFGDRAPFCTRETFRAIGGFRAQPLFEDLDFVRDLRARGRWVFLPLAVQTSARRYGERGALVQQLRNFSLWTAWNAGVSPERLARFYPTHRPASPEASGEG